The proteins below come from a single Chryseobacterium capnotolerans genomic window:
- a CDS encoding PQQ-dependent sugar dehydrogenase: MKNLLFTLSIFSSLIVNAQSINLVEFATGLTSPVEITNANDNRLFVVQQNGMIKIIQSNGTINPTNFLNISSKIIFNGERGLLGLAFHPQYSTNGYFFVYYNNTAGNIVLARYSVNPANPDTADSNSEKILLNIPKPFANHNGGSIHFAPDGKLWVVTGDGGSGGDPNNNAQNKNVLLGKMLRIDVNATDPTPYNIPSDNPFAGAGVDGADEVWAYGLRNAWKFSFDLITGNAMIADVGQGAIEEINKMPINQAGLNYGWRCYEGNSAYNTNGCAAQSTMTFPVAVYDHSGGKCSITGGYVYRGTQYPSLQGKYFFADYCSNQIGILNTDNSINWTSAYSGNGFSTFGQDSQKELYVAGVESGKIFKITTGTLNTHENELSGTIKIYPNPASKEIFVSGIKDKSVTAEIITADGRKVLATDRITGEKGINISGIPAGVYFINLKSGDYKSYSQKIVIK; encoded by the coding sequence ATGAAAAATCTACTTTTTACCCTAAGTATCTTTTCTTCCTTAATTGTTAATGCTCAAAGCATTAATTTGGTGGAATTTGCCACCGGATTAACCAGTCCGGTCGAGATTACAAACGCCAATGACAACCGGTTATTTGTGGTTCAACAGAACGGAATGATAAAAATAATTCAGTCTAATGGGACAATTAACCCAACAAATTTTCTGAATATTTCCTCAAAAATTATTTTTAATGGGGAAAGAGGTCTTTTAGGACTTGCCTTCCACCCGCAATACTCAACCAATGGGTATTTTTTTGTGTATTATAACAATACAGCAGGAAATATTGTACTGGCAAGATACAGTGTTAATCCGGCCAATCCGGATACAGCTGATTCTAATTCTGAAAAAATACTTTTGAATATTCCAAAGCCATTTGCCAACCATAATGGCGGAAGCATTCATTTTGCACCTGATGGAAAACTTTGGGTAGTAACAGGAGATGGCGGAAGTGGCGGTGACCCTAATAACAATGCTCAAAATAAAAATGTATTGTTGGGAAAAATGCTGAGAATTGATGTGAATGCCACAGACCCAACCCCATACAATATTCCTTCTGACAATCCTTTTGCAGGAGCTGGTGTTGACGGTGCCGATGAAGTTTGGGCTTATGGACTCAGAAATGCATGGAAATTCTCATTTGATCTCATCACCGGGAATGCCATGATTGCCGATGTAGGCCAGGGAGCGATTGAAGAGATCAATAAAATGCCAATTAATCAGGCAGGACTCAATTACGGATGGCGTTGTTACGAAGGAAATAGTGCCTACAACACTAATGGATGTGCGGCACAATCTACAATGACATTTCCTGTTGCTGTTTATGATCATTCCGGCGGGAAATGTTCCATTACCGGCGGCTATGTCTACAGAGGCACTCAATACCCTTCACTTCAGGGGAAATATTTCTTTGCTGATTACTGCTCCAACCAGATTGGCATTCTCAATACTGATAATTCGATTAACTGGACATCTGCCTACAGCGGAAACGGATTCTCAACCTTCGGACAGGATTCTCAAAAAGAGCTTTATGTAGCAGGAGTAGAAAGTGGAAAAATTTTTAAAATCACAACCGGAACGTTAAACACTCATGAAAATGAACTCTCAGGAACGATAAAGATTTACCCTAATCCTGCTTCAAAAGAAATTTTCGTTAGTGGAATTAAAGATAAAAGTGTAACTGCAGAAATCATCACTGCAGACGGGCGAAAAGTTTTAGCAACAGATCGCATCACTGGTGAAAAAGGGATTAATATTTCCGGAATTCCTGCTGGGGTTTATTTTATCAACCTGAAATCAGGAGATTATAAATCTTACAGCCAGAAAATTGTTATTAAGTAG
- a CDS encoding WD40/YVTN/BNR-like repeat-containing protein, with the protein MKKIFSIAFLSVGMVAFSQQVESIETILNDKMSIRALELYDNKVWYSGSESKFGFVDLKDAKNQKQIKLSDEKLEFRTLAQDKTSFCAINIVSPARFFKIDKRDLKSQIVYTDSAKTAFYDALHFVNDKLAYTFSDADSDLLLKLAVYKDGKWGMFKNKVKLNEGEAAFAASNTNISSTKKYLWIATGGKASRIIRMNLKNEKLEVFKTPFIQGESSQGMYSIDFNDDQFGVAVGGDYTKQTVNVNNIATTHDGGETWQIQASGQNAGYMTCVKIKPGSKGKEMIAVGDQHVSYSSDFGKTWKKISDEKGLYVCQWVDENKVVFAGKDRILLMTIK; encoded by the coding sequence ATGAAAAAGATTTTCTCCATTGCATTCCTTTCTGTAGGAATGGTTGCATTTTCCCAACAGGTGGAAAGTATTGAAACAATTCTTAACGATAAAATGAGTATCAGAGCTCTTGAGTTATATGATAACAAAGTCTGGTATAGTGGTTCGGAGTCTAAATTCGGATTTGTAGATCTTAAGGATGCTAAAAATCAAAAACAAATTAAGCTTTCTGATGAAAAACTTGAATTCAGAACCCTGGCACAGGATAAAACTTCATTCTGTGCGATCAATATCGTAAGTCCGGCTCGCTTTTTTAAAATTGATAAAAGGGATTTGAAATCACAGATTGTTTATACAGATTCTGCAAAAACGGCTTTTTATGATGCTTTGCATTTTGTGAATGATAAGCTGGCCTATACTTTTAGTGATGCAGACAGCGATCTATTGTTAAAATTGGCGGTTTATAAAGATGGTAAGTGGGGAATGTTTAAGAATAAGGTAAAGCTTAATGAAGGAGAAGCAGCTTTTGCAGCCAGTAATACGAATATTTCCTCCACCAAAAAATATCTATGGATTGCAACGGGTGGGAAAGCTTCGAGAATAATAAGAATGAATCTTAAAAATGAAAAACTGGAAGTTTTTAAAACACCTTTTATTCAGGGAGAGTCGTCACAAGGAATGTATTCCATAGATTTTAACGATGACCAATTCGGAGTTGCGGTAGGTGGGGATTATACCAAACAGACTGTAAATGTTAATAATATTGCTACTACTCATGATGGTGGTGAAACCTGGCAGATTCAGGCTTCGGGACAAAATGCCGGATATATGACCTGTGTGAAAATTAAACCGGGTTCAAAAGGAAAGGAGATGATTGCAGTAGGAGATCAGCATGTTAGTTATTCTTCAGATTTTGGAAAAACCTGGAAGAAAATTTCTGATGAAAAAGGGTTGTATGTCTGTCAATGGGTTGATGAAAATAAAGTGGTTTTTGCGGGGAAGGATAGAATTCTGTTGATGACCATAAAATAA
- a CDS encoding amino acid permease, with protein sequence MSKIWVKKPLSAYEADMKKSELKKVLGKWSLTAIGVGAIIGGGIFVLTGTGAYYHAGPALAISFIIAGIACVFAALCYAEFASIIPVEGSAYAYAYGTVGEIFAWAMGWCLILEYAMASMAVSVSWSGYFTKFLKIFNIHLPAYLTSDPASYTGSGFSMNLPAFILVLLITALLVKGTKEAAGANNLIVLMKTSAVIFVIIAGVYIIFSNTDLYNAVDGVKNWKPFIPDQVQIKNSEGDLVSAYGIKGIISGAAAIFFAYIGFDAVSTQAGEAINPKKDVPFAIIASLLVCTALYICVSLVLTGMMHYTDFNPEGKYPDAIKAPVAYAFEIAGKHWASNVVTIAATVGLISVVMVMMMGQSRIFIGMAKDGLIPKFFGDLHPKTKTPYKGIILLGIVVALIAAFTPISTLADMTSFGTLFAFTLVCIAVWVMRKKEPNLIRPFKVPAYKIVVALGVFINIYLIFNLSAHALELSAVWLFLGGLVYFLYGKSNSKLNNPEKYHNQD encoded by the coding sequence ATGTCGAAAATTTGGGTTAAAAAACCACTAAGTGCCTATGAGGCAGATATGAAGAAAAGTGAGCTGAAAAAAGTCCTCGGAAAATGGAGTTTAACAGCAATAGGTGTAGGTGCTATCATTGGAGGTGGAATCTTTGTTCTTACAGGAACAGGAGCCTATTATCATGCAGGACCAGCGCTTGCAATCTCCTTTATTATTGCAGGTATTGCCTGTGTTTTTGCAGCATTATGCTATGCGGAGTTCGCCTCCATTATTCCTGTTGAGGGATCTGCGTATGCTTATGCTTATGGAACAGTAGGAGAAATTTTTGCATGGGCAATGGGATGGTGTCTCATTCTGGAGTATGCCATGGCCAGTATGGCTGTTTCCGTGAGTTGGTCCGGGTATTTTACTAAATTTTTGAAGATCTTTAATATTCACTTGCCGGCTTATCTTACTTCGGATCCTGCGAGTTATACAGGAAGCGGTTTTTCAATGAACCTGCCTGCATTTATTCTTGTTCTTTTGATTACCGCATTATTGGTAAAAGGAACGAAAGAAGCCGCAGGAGCCAATAACCTGATCGTTTTGATGAAAACTTCTGCCGTTATCTTTGTAATTATTGCAGGAGTATATATTATTTTTTCTAACACTGATCTTTATAATGCAGTAGATGGTGTTAAAAACTGGAAACCTTTTATTCCGGATCAGGTTCAGATTAAAAATTCTGAAGGAGACTTGGTCTCGGCTTATGGTATTAAAGGGATTATTTCCGGAGCAGCAGCTATTTTCTTTGCTTATATTGGTTTTGATGCTGTATCTACACAGGCTGGAGAGGCTATTAACCCTAAGAAAGATGTGCCTTTCGCAATTATCGCTTCATTATTGGTTTGTACGGCTTTATATATTTGTGTATCTCTTGTATTAACAGGGATGATGCATTATACAGACTTTAACCCGGAAGGTAAATATCCTGATGCGATCAAAGCTCCTGTAGCCTATGCTTTTGAAATTGCAGGGAAACACTGGGCTAGTAATGTAGTAACAATTGCTGCTACTGTAGGATTAATTTCAGTGGTAATGGTAATGATGATGGGACAGTCAAGAATCTTCATCGGAATGGCAAAAGACGGATTGATTCCTAAATTCTTCGGTGATCTTCATCCAAAAACAAAAACGCCTTACAAAGGAATCATTTTGTTGGGAATTGTTGTAGCATTAATCGCTGCATTTACCCCTATTTCAACACTGGCTGATATGACAAGTTTCGGAACCCTGTTTGCATTTACACTGGTTTGTATTGCCGTTTGGGTAATGAGAAAAAAAGAACCTAATTTGATCAGACCTTTCAAAGTTCCTGCTTACAAAATAGTTGTAGCACTGGGAGTATTTATCAATATTTATTTGATATTTAACTTAAGTGCTCATGCATTGGAGCTTTCGGCTGTATGGTTATTCTTAGGTGGTTTAGTATATTTCCTTTATGGAAAATCAAATAGTAAACTTAATAATCCTGAAAAATATCATAACCAAGATTAA
- the pnuC gene encoding nicotinamide riboside transporter PnuC — translation MNLYDLFVKPYESYDSLQIMLEASGAIFGTLSVYFSIKKNIWVYPTGIVSTLIYVYILFNFGLLGDCLINVYYTIMSVYGWILWAKNSEDHIHVDVTWATKKEWYYASILFILSLVLVTLIYYYKPYIDNHFSMEGTNLGLYHLDWANWMDVFTTSIFLVGMWFMAKQRIENWIFWIIGDFICIPMMIFKGLGITSVQYLVFTIMAILGYVNWKKKF, via the coding sequence ATGAATTTATATGATCTTTTTGTAAAGCCTTATGAAAGCTATGATTCTTTACAAATTATGCTCGAGGCATCCGGTGCCATTTTCGGAACTCTGAGCGTATATTTTTCCATTAAGAAAAATATATGGGTATACCCTACAGGTATTGTTTCAACCTTGATCTATGTATATATCCTTTTTAATTTTGGGCTCTTAGGAGACTGTCTCATCAATGTTTATTATACCATAATGAGTGTTTATGGCTGGATATTATGGGCCAAAAATTCAGAAGATCATATTCATGTGGATGTTACATGGGCCACAAAAAAGGAATGGTATTATGCCTCCATCCTTTTTATTCTGAGCCTGGTATTGGTTACCCTTATTTATTATTATAAACCTTATATTGATAATCACTTTTCAATGGAAGGAACCAACCTCGGATTATATCATCTGGATTGGGCAAATTGGATGGATGTTTTTACGACTTCAATATTTTTAGTAGGAATGTGGTTTATGGCCAAACAGCGCATTGAGAACTGGATTTTCTGGATTATTGGAGATTTTATTTGCATCCCTATGATGATTTTTAAGGGTCTTGGCATCACTTCGGTTCAATATTTGGTATTTACTATAATGGCTATCTTAGGATACGTCAATTGGAAAAAAAAGTTTTAA
- the dapF gene encoding diaminopimelate epimerase, which translates to MEFYKYQGTGNDFVMIDNRSGEWDDLSIENIQKLCDRRFGIGADGLIKINTADGYDFEVDYYNSDGSKSFCGNGARCSVAFAFFLDIFEDNCKFIAIDGEHIAEIHNGIVKLKMSDVNTISDDGGSSVMDTGSPHYVKYVEDLVNYNVFAEGHGIRNSENYKEKGINVNFVEKISDNEIFVRTYERGVEDETYSCGTGVTASALTFLQKDNLTSVKVKTLGGNLKVYAEKSGDSFSNIWLEGPAKQVFKGKVELL; encoded by the coding sequence ATGGAATTTTATAAATATCAGGGTACGGGAAACGATTTTGTAATGATAGACAATCGTTCCGGAGAATGGGATGATCTTTCAATCGAAAATATACAAAAGCTTTGTGACCGTCGTTTTGGAATCGGTGCAGACGGACTTATTAAAATAAATACCGCAGACGGTTATGATTTTGAAGTTGATTATTATAATTCTGATGGCTCAAAAAGTTTCTGTGGGAATGGAGCTCGTTGTTCGGTTGCTTTCGCTTTTTTCCTTGACATCTTTGAAGACAACTGCAAATTCATCGCAATTGATGGAGAGCATATTGCTGAAATCCATAACGGAATCGTAAAACTAAAAATGTCTGATGTAAACACCATTTCAGACGATGGGGGAAGCAGTGTGATGGATACCGGTTCTCCACATTATGTAAAATACGTTGAAGATTTAGTCAATTATAATGTTTTTGCAGAAGGACATGGCATCCGAAATTCGGAAAATTATAAAGAAAAAGGAATCAATGTCAACTTTGTAGAAAAAATTTCAGATAATGAAATTTTTGTAAGAACCTATGAACGAGGTGTTGAGGACGAAACTTATAGCTGCGGAACTGGAGTTACAGCTTCTGCTTTAACTTTTCTTCAAAAAGACAATCTAACTTCCGTAAAAGTGAAAACATTAGGCGGAAACCTTAAGGTATACGCTGAAAAGAGTGGCGATTCTTTCTCTAACATCTGGCTGGAGGGTCCTGCAAAGCAAGTTTTTAAAGGTAAGGTAGAGCTTCTTTAA